The Humulus lupulus chromosome 3, drHumLupu1.1, whole genome shotgun sequence genome window below encodes:
- the LOC133823874 gene encoding exosome complex component RRP45B-like gives MNYCFPKQNISNENPISFLSKPLSPLTLPRSLSFSLSLLLETPAAVGASTTTARGYTRVQQRLRSTGLTEANKWHLTVNEKKFIENVHLSNLRLDGRRPLDYRNLIITFGKEDGSAEVQLGQTHVMGFVTGQLVQPYRDCSNEGSLSIFTELSPMADPSFEPGRPSEAAVELGRIIDCGLRESRAVDTESLCVLPGKLVWAIGIDLHFLDNGGNLMDTANIAALAALMTFRRLECSFGYLYVGFAVN, from the exons ATGAATTATTGTTTCCCAAAACAAAACATCTCAAATGAAAACCCTATCTCTTTCCTTTCCAAGCCACTCTCCCCTCTCACTCTTCCCCGATCcctttcattctctctctctctcctgctcGAAACACCAGCAGCTGTGGGGGCTTCAACTACGACGGCGAGAGGCTATACGAGGGTTCAACAACGGTTGAGGTCGACGGGGCTGACAGAGGCTAATAAATGGCATCTCACAGTCAATGAGAAGAAATTTATCGAGAACGTTCATCTCTCCAACCTTCGACTTGACGGTCGTCGTCCATTGGACTACCGCAATCTCATCATCACCTTCGGCAAGGAGGATGGCTCGGCGGAGGTGCAGCTGGGCCAAACCCATGTCATGGGATTTGTCACGGGCCAGCTGGTTCAGCCCTACCGTGACTGCTCCAACGAGGGCTCACTTTCCATCTTCACCGAGTTATCCCCCATGGCTGACCCTTCCTTCGAGCCTGGCCGCCCCAGCGAGGCTGCTGTTGAGCTCGGCCGCATTATAGACTGTGGCCTAAG AGAAAGCAGGGCTGTTGACACTGAATCGCTTTGTGTTCTTCCAGGGAAATTGGTTTGGGCCATCGGTATTGACCTCCATTTTCTAGATAATGGAGG AAACCTTATGGATACTGCAAATATTGCTGCTTTGGCTGCTCTCATGACGTTTCGGAGGCTTGAATGCTCATTTGGATATTTGTATGTGGGTTTTGCTGTTAATTGA